In Chitinophaga nivalis, a single genomic region encodes these proteins:
- a CDS encoding alpha/beta fold hydrolase, with protein MRKSINNGSNSWQDDGNGAVVVLIHGFAENSQLWEEQAAALASHYRVIIPDLPGTAGVPLTTPLSIDSMAEYVYAILLAEDIKNITVIGHSMGGYVALAMAEKYPGLLKGLGLFHSTATADSEEKKEGRRKSIKMMQQYGADTFLRQTLPNMFSPVFKAGHPAVVEAYVKMGAACPLPTLIAYYEAMMVRPDRTAVLKSLPVPALFVIGKDDVAVPPEVVLPQITLPRISSIHIFEEVGHMGMWEVKEASEVILQQFIAFCQL; from the coding sequence ATGCGGAAATCCATCAATAACGGCAGTAACAGCTGGCAGGACGACGGCAATGGCGCAGTAGTAGTATTGATACATGGTTTTGCAGAAAACAGCCAGCTGTGGGAAGAACAGGCTGCCGCACTTGCGTCGCATTACCGGGTGATTATCCCTGATTTACCTGGCACGGCCGGTGTACCCCTGACTACCCCACTCAGTATCGACTCCATGGCGGAGTACGTGTATGCGATATTGTTAGCCGAAGACATTAAAAATATCACAGTAATCGGACATTCCATGGGAGGCTATGTTGCCCTCGCCATGGCAGAGAAATATCCCGGGCTCCTGAAGGGATTGGGGCTTTTCCACTCCACTGCTACCGCAGACAGTGAAGAAAAAAAAGAAGGCCGGCGCAAGTCCATCAAGATGATGCAGCAATACGGCGCGGATACATTTTTACGGCAAACCCTGCCCAATATGTTCAGCCCTGTATTTAAAGCCGGGCATCCTGCCGTTGTGGAAGCGTATGTGAAAATGGGTGCTGCCTGTCCACTGCCCACCCTCATTGCTTACTATGAAGCCATGATGGTACGTCCGGACAGAACAGCCGTATTAAAAAGTTTGCCCGTTCCCGCACTTTTTGTGATCGGGAAGGATGACGTAGCGGTACCGCCGGAAGTAGTGTTACCACAAATAACACTGCCGCGTATCAGCAGCATCCACATCTTTGAAGAAGTAGGCCACATGGGTATGTGGGAGGTGAAAGAGGCCAGTGAGGTGATTTTACAGCAGTTTATTGCATTTTGTCAACTATAA
- a CDS encoding SDR family NAD(P)-dependent oxidoreductase, which produces MGIVLITGATSGFGLACASTYAAKGFDVIVTGRRKDRLDALQTQLTQEYGINVLPLHFDVRNEAEVQTVLGNIPENWQDIDILINNAGLAAGLSTIDEGSTADWDAMIDTNVKGLLYVSRTVIPWMRSRTKGHIINIGSTAAKNVYAKGNVYCATKAAVDAISQGMRIDLLPYRIKVTAVHPGAAETEFSLVRFKGDEAKAKEVYNGFISLSAQDVADVVYYCTSLPPHVCINDLVVTPLQQANAYYIDKN; this is translated from the coding sequence ATGGGTATTGTTCTTATTACCGGCGCCACTTCCGGTTTTGGGCTGGCTTGCGCTTCTACATATGCGGCAAAAGGTTTTGATGTGATTGTTACCGGCCGCCGGAAAGACCGGTTGGACGCCTTACAGACACAACTTACACAGGAATACGGGATTAATGTATTACCCCTGCATTTCGATGTCAGAAATGAAGCGGAAGTACAAACTGTGCTGGGCAATATTCCGGAGAACTGGCAAGACATCGATATCCTCATCAATAATGCCGGCCTTGCAGCAGGGTTGAGTACCATTGATGAAGGCAGTACCGCTGACTGGGATGCTATGATAGATACCAATGTAAAAGGACTATTGTATGTATCCCGAACCGTGATTCCCTGGATGCGTAGTCGCACCAAAGGCCATATTATCAACATAGGATCAACAGCCGCTAAAAATGTATATGCCAAAGGCAATGTATACTGTGCCACCAAAGCCGCTGTAGATGCTATTTCCCAAGGTATGCGCATTGACCTGCTCCCTTATCGTATTAAAGTAACAGCGGTACACCCGGGGGCAGCAGAAACAGAATTTTCCCTGGTACGGTTCAAAGGAGATGAGGCCAAAGCCAAAGAGGTGTATAACGGTTTTATTTCCCTGAGTGCACAGGATGTAGCAGATGTAGTGTACTACTGCACTTCGTTGCCGCCGCATGTTTGTATCAATGACCTCGTGGTCACTCCCCTACAACAAGCAAATGCCTACTATATCGATAAAAATTAG
- a CDS encoding sialidase family protein — MKPLIAGIIVWLLVSCQQGNTPKEQVHLLSGSGRDASCPFITKDATGHPVISWVEKEPAADTGTMYYAVANDDGYTFGTPVRIPVTTGVRPHDENLPKLLFKPDGTVIVMFGVEQHDARNKYAGKVMYAQSFDKGSTWEPAVPLVTDTAGYDQRYFDMALLPSGEAAAIWLDNRKDTQAEGSTLYFATTAAKAGFQEARPIAGTVCQCCRTKLYVAGNGDIHVAYRDIINDTIRDMVHQVSVNKGQTFSAPVRISADNWVINGCPHTGPALTANSQGLHFTWFTMGGGQGVFYCRSPDNGHTYTQKESLSKSPMAKHPQLATTTADQVAIVWDEPVKWRDGFNSRIGFQLKSAAGKTMTAKQLTPDSVYAAFPVISAIQQNQVLVAYKEKTGDTGRIAAVWLDMETMH, encoded by the coding sequence ATGAAACCATTAATCGCAGGAATAATAGTGTGGCTGCTGGTATCCTGCCAGCAAGGGAATACACCAAAGGAGCAGGTACATCTGTTGTCGGGGAGTGGCAGGGATGCTTCCTGCCCGTTTATCACAAAAGATGCCACAGGCCATCCGGTAATCAGCTGGGTGGAAAAAGAGCCGGCTGCCGATACTGGTACCATGTATTACGCCGTGGCTAACGACGACGGTTATACGTTTGGTACACCGGTACGGATTCCGGTTACCACCGGGGTACGTCCGCATGATGAAAACCTGCCTAAACTGTTGTTTAAACCGGATGGCACGGTGATCGTAATGTTTGGTGTGGAGCAACATGACGCCCGGAATAAATACGCAGGTAAGGTGATGTATGCCCAGTCATTTGACAAGGGAAGTACCTGGGAACCAGCGGTGCCACTGGTAACAGATACGGCAGGATATGACCAGCGTTACTTTGATATGGCGTTATTGCCCAGTGGAGAAGCGGCGGCCATCTGGCTGGATAACCGCAAGGATACCCAGGCGGAAGGGTCTACGTTGTATTTTGCCACTACAGCTGCCAAAGCTGGTTTTCAAGAGGCCCGGCCCATTGCGGGTACAGTATGTCAGTGTTGCCGCACCAAGCTGTATGTAGCCGGTAATGGCGATATCCATGTGGCTTACCGGGATATTATTAACGACACAATCCGGGACATGGTACACCAGGTATCTGTGAATAAGGGACAAACTTTTTCGGCGCCGGTGCGTATCAGTGCAGACAACTGGGTAATTAACGGCTGTCCGCATACAGGGCCGGCGTTGACGGCCAATAGTCAGGGATTGCATTTTACCTGGTTTACCATGGGAGGCGGGCAAGGTGTTTTCTATTGTCGTTCGCCGGATAACGGTCATACCTATACGCAAAAGGAGTCGTTGAGTAAATCGCCTATGGCCAAACATCCGCAGCTTGCCACCACTACTGCCGATCAGGTAGCCATTGTATGGGATGAACCGGTAAAATGGCGGGATGGATTTAACAGCCGGATAGGCTTTCAGTTGAAATCGGCTGCCGGTAAAACCATGACGGCAAAGCAGCTGACCCCAGATAGTGTATATGCTGCTTTTCCGGTGATCAGCGCCATTCAGCAAAATCAGGTATTAGTAGCCTATAAAGAAAAAACCGGTGATACCGGCAGGATTGCTGCCGTATGGCTGGATATGGAGACCATGCATTAA
- a CDS encoding TonB-dependent receptor, whose protein sequence is MKQCCLLIIACMAVCYSYAQQLNGRVADAQTKEVLPGVNIRLLHQFAGHQTDAQGKYTIAASAADSIEISYMGYITRQIAVATAAKMPVLYLQPRTTNLNEIIVSSSRDKQYRTEAPVAISTISPQTLQDTKATTLDKVLNKVSGVYMVDLGNEQHTMAIRQPIGYKSLFLYLEDGIPIRTTGDFNHNALIEVNMAALRNIEVIRGPASSLYGSEAVGGAVNFITMAPTWIPVAKVQVEGSNWGYKRTDVRVSGTTGKTGYAIGGYYARQTNGYMDHSDFHKLAVTAKLEHQFNDKNKWINTATLINYKTDQTGGLDSAHFFAKDYRNFQTFSYREVKALRLRSTLEHTWNSSNHTSFTAFFRNSTIGQNPFYAIRDIKNTLRANGEINKDAFQSYGAIVQHRKNIAWKQAVLITGVSVDYSPATYVADYIAIDKDKAGYYISYQPTDSVLTDYRVGLLNTAAYAQFEFSPAENLRVVAALRYDRMDYDFNNHLTPSAFTGAPSERNNFNALTPKLGLTYNLGNNRGLYANYSVGFAPPNISELYRGVKVPVLQSATYYNYEAGGWFAFAQNKGSVDVSLYTMKGTNEIVSVRNESGAYENRNTGATTHRGIEWNIKYTPLQSIFFRTGGTYAAHIFNAYTEKGVVYNNNRMNNAPQWITNTEITWKPLSLRGFRLGGEWQYVGSYYMDPANTTMYGGYHLFNARVGYQYHGFECWLNCMNLGDQLYATTAEKSAYGKSYRPGPRQTFNVGVAYTFTGKK, encoded by the coding sequence ATGAAACAATGTTGTTTACTCATCATTGCGTGCATGGCTGTATGCTATAGCTATGCCCAGCAATTAAATGGCCGTGTGGCCGATGCCCAGACGAAGGAAGTATTGCCGGGAGTGAATATCCGCTTGCTGCATCAATTCGCCGGCCACCAGACCGATGCACAGGGGAAATATACCATAGCTGCCAGCGCTGCAGATTCCATAGAAATATCCTATATGGGATATATTACCCGGCAGATAGCCGTTGCTACCGCCGCGAAAATGCCGGTGCTGTACCTGCAGCCCCGCACCACCAATCTGAATGAGATCATTGTATCTTCTTCCCGGGATAAACAATACCGGACAGAAGCCCCGGTGGCCATCAGTACCATATCCCCGCAAACATTACAGGATACCAAAGCCACTACCCTGGATAAAGTACTGAATAAAGTGAGCGGCGTATATATGGTGGACCTGGGCAATGAACAACATACCATGGCGATCCGGCAGCCTATCGGTTACAAAAGCCTGTTTCTGTATCTGGAGGATGGGATTCCCATCCGTACTACGGGTGACTTTAATCACAATGCCCTGATAGAAGTGAATATGGCGGCTTTACGGAACATTGAAGTAATCCGTGGCCCTGCCTCTTCATTATATGGCAGCGAGGCGGTAGGAGGGGCCGTAAATTTTATTACAATGGCGCCTACCTGGATACCAGTAGCCAAAGTACAGGTAGAAGGCAGCAACTGGGGATATAAGCGCACGGATGTAAGGGTATCCGGTACGACGGGTAAAACAGGTTATGCCATAGGAGGATATTATGCCCGTCAGACCAATGGGTATATGGATCATAGCGATTTTCACAAACTGGCGGTAACGGCAAAACTCGAACATCAGTTCAACGATAAAAATAAATGGATCAATACGGCGACCCTGATCAACTATAAAACAGATCAGACAGGCGGGCTGGATAGTGCGCATTTCTTTGCCAAAGATTACCGCAACTTTCAAACATTCAGCTACCGGGAGGTAAAAGCATTACGCCTCCGCAGTACACTCGAACATACCTGGAACAGCAGTAACCACACCAGCTTCACAGCTTTCTTCCGGAATAGTACCATCGGACAGAATCCGTTTTATGCAATCAGGGATATTAAAAATACCCTGCGGGCCAACGGAGAAATCAATAAAGATGCTTTTCAGAGTTATGGCGCTATTGTACAACACCGGAAAAATATTGCCTGGAAACAGGCCGTGCTGATCACGGGTGTGAGCGTGGATTACAGTCCTGCGACCTATGTGGCGGATTATATCGCTATCGATAAAGATAAAGCAGGCTATTATATCAGTTATCAGCCAACCGATTCTGTATTGACAGATTACCGGGTAGGACTACTGAATACAGCCGCTTATGCACAGTTTGAATTTTCACCGGCAGAGAACCTGAGAGTGGTAGCGGCTTTGCGTTACGACAGAATGGATTATGACTTTAATAATCATCTTACGCCTTCCGCCTTTACCGGTGCGCCGAGTGAGCGGAATAATTTCAACGCCCTCACGCCCAAACTGGGCCTTACCTACAACCTGGGCAACAACCGGGGATTGTATGCCAATTACAGCGTAGGATTTGCACCGCCTAATATCTCAGAACTGTATCGGGGGGTGAAGGTACCGGTACTGCAATCTGCTACCTACTATAACTATGAGGCTGGCGGCTGGTTTGCCTTTGCACAGAACAAGGGATCTGTAGATGTGAGTTTATATACGATGAAGGGTACCAATGAAATTGTAAGTGTGAGGAATGAATCCGGCGCTTATGAAAACCGGAATACCGGCGCCACTACACACAGGGGCATAGAATGGAATATAAAATACACCCCGCTGCAAAGTATATTTTTCCGTACAGGGGGCACCTATGCGGCACATATCTTCAACGCCTATACGGAAAAAGGAGTGGTCTATAACAATAACCGGATGAACAATGCTCCCCAGTGGATCACCAATACGGAAATCACCTGGAAGCCCTTGTCTTTACGCGGTTTCCGGTTAGGTGGAGAATGGCAGTATGTGGGCAGTTATTATATGGACCCCGCCAACACCACCATGTATGGTGGCTACCATTTGTTTAATGCCCGGGTAGGCTACCAATACCATGGATTTGAATGCTGGCTGAACTGTATGAATCTGGGAGATCAGCTGTATGCAACTACGGCAGAGAAATCGGCTTATGGCAAGTCCTATCGCCCGGGACCACGGCAAACCTTCAACGTTGGCGTGGCATATACATTTACCGGAAAAAAATAA
- a CDS encoding PKD domain-containing protein, with translation MVQKTIIIMLCTMCSLMAQASHIIGGQVYYKFIRSSGNMYTYRISLKLYRICESGDRIAEMPAAVILSSFNRPDNTLKDRYTINRTDFQVKELNNVDPCIVNPPRVCFQVGLYETEITLPLNEEGYTIAFQSCCRDPFMVNIISDPIPNQPGDFGSGATYFIEIPGSNSNAANNSSPVFKKEEATLVCAERKFSYDFSASDPDGDQLTYELCNAYKGGQLTPQGGIPPAAGNPPYPLLSYQSPYSGSQPLGPNVTIDAKTGIISGIAPSAGKYVVTVCVNEFRNGVKIGTLRKDFHVNVTTCVKRVTAAMPEKYAECTGLTIQFINKSTPGKPYFWDFGDGTTLSTTSLGPISHTYPAAGTYHVKLYVDKNSNCGDSATAIVYAYPFFSPDFIVTGKCVQKPSLFTDRSRIDVGAKEYVKWDFGNGDTSNVPNPLYQYKKAGTYMVTMYLRSTKGCERIDTQNVTIYDKPPFSATEDTLLCAKDSLHMWATSSLPGTYSWTPDNYFILHPRTSHPIVFPKKDTTYRVTFTDNEGCTNDKDIFVDVRDSIVVHTLSDSTVCTGDEIHLYVVPDGQYTYRWTTLPSNNLISTNPDAYVTPTPPRQTYAVEAALGKCRTADTVTLKVVDPPKATAAPDTTVCYGVPLTLRAGGGSSYRWSPAYYVDEPTRPVTLAHPVDTTLFIVTVTDTLGCPKLVKDTAWVNVVPQVHAFAGNDTIIMLHTPFQLHGSGGVRYTWSPPDGLSDPKSADPITTVNRDITYTLTAYTKEGCTGTDDIFVRFIVGPEIYVPNAFSPNGDGLNDIFRPLPVGIVKMNFFRVFDRWGKLLYSSTAYLKGWDGTVNGQIAGVGTYVWVVEGLDINNRTVIRKGTVTLVK, from the coding sequence ATGGTGCAAAAGACCATTATCATCATGCTCTGCACGATGTGTTCCCTCATGGCACAAGCCAGCCATATTATAGGCGGACAGGTCTACTATAAATTTATCCGGAGCTCCGGTAATATGTATACTTACCGGATCTCCCTGAAGCTATACCGCATTTGTGAAAGCGGCGACAGAATAGCAGAAATGCCTGCTGCCGTTATCCTCTCTTCCTTTAACAGACCAGACAATACCCTGAAAGACAGGTACACCATCAACCGTACCGACTTCCAGGTAAAAGAACTCAACAATGTAGACCCTTGTATTGTCAATCCTCCGCGTGTATGCTTCCAGGTAGGTTTATACGAAACCGAAATTACGCTGCCACTTAACGAAGAAGGCTATACGATTGCCTTTCAAAGTTGCTGTCGCGACCCGTTCATGGTCAATATTATATCTGACCCCATTCCCAATCAGCCAGGAGACTTTGGCTCGGGGGCCACTTATTTTATAGAAATTCCCGGCAGTAACAGCAATGCTGCCAACAACTCCAGCCCGGTGTTTAAAAAAGAAGAAGCCACCCTGGTTTGTGCTGAGCGAAAATTCTCCTACGATTTTTCGGCCAGTGATCCGGACGGCGATCAACTGACCTATGAACTTTGTAATGCCTACAAAGGAGGCCAGCTCACCCCGCAGGGAGGTATTCCGCCTGCTGCCGGTAATCCGCCTTATCCATTACTGTCTTATCAATCACCTTATAGCGGATCCCAGCCATTGGGACCCAATGTAACCATCGATGCCAAAACCGGTATCATCTCCGGAATTGCGCCTTCCGCCGGTAAATATGTGGTAACGGTTTGTGTCAATGAATTCCGTAATGGCGTGAAAATAGGGACGTTGCGGAAAGACTTCCATGTGAATGTTACCACCTGTGTAAAACGGGTGACAGCCGCCATGCCCGAGAAATACGCGGAGTGTACTGGTCTTACCATTCAGTTTATCAACAAAAGTACCCCCGGCAAGCCTTATTTCTGGGACTTCGGCGATGGTACTACCCTAAGTACCACCAGTCTGGGCCCCATTTCCCATACCTACCCGGCAGCCGGTACTTATCATGTAAAGTTATATGTAGATAAAAACAGTAATTGCGGCGATAGTGCGACGGCTATCGTATACGCCTATCCGTTTTTCAGTCCGGACTTTATCGTTACCGGCAAGTGTGTGCAAAAGCCCAGCCTTTTCACCGACCGATCGCGGATCGATGTAGGGGCAAAAGAATATGTGAAATGGGATTTTGGCAACGGCGATACCTCCAATGTCCCTAATCCCCTGTATCAGTATAAAAAGGCCGGCACCTATATGGTGACCATGTACCTGCGCTCTACCAAAGGCTGCGAACGTATTGATACGCAAAATGTCACCATTTACGACAAGCCGCCTTTCAGTGCTACCGAAGACACCCTGCTGTGCGCCAAAGACAGCCTGCATATGTGGGCTACCAGCAGTTTACCCGGTACCTATTCCTGGACGCCCGATAACTATTTCATCCTGCATCCCCGTACCTCCCATCCGATTGTATTTCCTAAAAAAGATACTACCTACCGCGTCACCTTTACAGACAACGAAGGCTGTACCAATGATAAAGACATTTTTGTAGATGTAAGAGACAGTATTGTCGTGCATACCCTCAGCGACAGTACCGTTTGTACCGGCGATGAAATACACCTGTATGTGGTGCCCGACGGACAGTACACTTACCGCTGGACAACACTACCCTCCAACAACCTGATCAGCACCAACCCCGATGCCTATGTAACGCCCACACCCCCACGTCAGACCTATGCCGTGGAAGCTGCATTGGGTAAATGCCGTACAGCCGATACCGTTACCCTGAAAGTAGTAGACCCACCGAAAGCTACGGCAGCACCGGATACGACTGTGTGTTACGGCGTACCCTTAACCCTCCGGGCCGGAGGCGGTTCTTCCTATCGGTGGTCGCCAGCCTACTATGTGGATGAACCAACCAGGCCGGTGACACTGGCACATCCTGTTGATACTACTTTGTTTATTGTTACGGTAACGGATACACTGGGTTGTCCCAAACTGGTGAAAGATACTGCCTGGGTAAATGTAGTGCCGCAGGTACATGCCTTTGCCGGCAACGATACCATTATCATGCTGCATACGCCGTTTCAGCTGCATGGCAGCGGGGGCGTACGTTATACCTGGTCGCCTCCCGACGGATTGAGTGATCCGAAATCCGCTGATCCCATCACCACGGTCAACCGGGACATTACCTATACCCTTACCGCCTATACGAAAGAAGGTTGTACCGGTACCGATGATATTTTTGTCCGCTTTATTGTAGGGCCGGAAATCTATGTCCCCAATGCTTTTTCGCCCAATGGGGATGGCTTAAATGATATTTTCCGGCCGTTGCCGGTAGGTATTGTTAAGATGAATTTCTTCCGGGTCTTTGACCGGTGGGGGAAACTGCTCTATAGCAGTACCGCCTATCTGAAAGGATGGGATGGCACCGTTAACGGACAGATTGCCGGCGTAGGAACCTACGTATGGGTGGTAGAAGGACTGGACATCAATAACCGTACAGTCATCCGGAAAGGTACAGTGACCCTGGTAAAATAG
- the guaB gene encoding IMP dehydrogenase: protein MPAGKSKPKFVADGLTFDDVLLVPAYSEVLPKEVNISTQLTKNIRLNIPMVSAAMDTVTEATLAISLAREGGIGILHKNMSIERQAEMVRRVKRSESGLIIDPVTLKPDATIGEALRLMKENGIGGIPITDDNAKLVGILTNRDLRFEKNKKRLVKDVMTSEKLITAPEGTDLKKAEKILQQYKIEKLPVVNKQGKLAGLITYRDILQLTSYPNAVKDEFGRLLVGAALGITNDLLDRAQALINVGVDVVCLDSSHGHAVAVLNNLKKLKKTFPKLQVIAGNVATGDGALALAQAGADAVKVGVGPGSICTTRIVTGAGFPQLSAVLEAAEALKKLGIPVIADGGIRYTGDMVKALAAGASCIMAGSIFAGVEESPGETIIYEGRKFKSYRGMGSIEAMQEGSKDRYFQDEDDIKKLVPEGIVGRVPYKGMLAEIVQQFVGGLRAGMGLTGSKDIKTLQGAQFVKITSATVRENHPHDVVITKEAPNYSR, encoded by the coding sequence ATGCCTGCGGGAAAATCTAAACCCAAATTTGTAGCTGACGGACTAACATTCGATGATGTGCTCCTGGTACCGGCCTACTCTGAAGTTCTGCCTAAAGAAGTAAATATCTCTACGCAATTAACAAAAAACATCCGGCTGAATATACCGATGGTATCTGCAGCGATGGATACTGTTACAGAAGCCACGCTGGCAATCTCCCTGGCGAGGGAAGGCGGAATAGGTATTCTCCACAAAAACATGAGCATCGAACGGCAAGCCGAAATGGTAAGACGGGTTAAACGTAGTGAAAGCGGATTAATCATCGATCCGGTTACACTGAAACCCGACGCTACTATCGGTGAAGCGTTACGACTCATGAAAGAAAACGGCATCGGTGGTATTCCCATTACTGATGACAACGCCAAACTGGTAGGCATCCTTACCAACAGGGATCTCCGGTTTGAGAAAAATAAAAAACGCCTGGTAAAGGACGTAATGACCAGCGAAAAGCTGATCACTGCACCTGAAGGTACCGATCTGAAAAAAGCAGAGAAAATTCTCCAGCAATATAAGATTGAGAAATTACCGGTTGTTAATAAACAAGGTAAACTGGCCGGCCTGATCACTTACCGTGATATTCTGCAGCTGACCAGCTACCCTAACGCGGTAAAAGATGAATTCGGCCGTTTACTGGTAGGTGCTGCACTGGGTATCACCAATGATCTGCTGGATCGCGCACAGGCCCTGATCAACGTAGGAGTGGACGTGGTTTGCCTGGATAGCTCTCATGGTCACGCCGTTGCGGTATTAAACAACCTGAAAAAATTAAAGAAAACCTTCCCTAAACTGCAGGTGATAGCTGGTAACGTAGCTACCGGCGACGGCGCACTGGCACTGGCGCAAGCCGGCGCTGATGCCGTAAAAGTAGGCGTAGGTCCGGGTTCTATCTGTACTACCCGTATCGTAACAGGTGCCGGATTCCCGCAGCTGTCTGCCGTACTGGAAGCCGCAGAAGCCCTGAAAAAACTGGGTATTCCGGTGATTGCAGATGGTGGTATCCGATATACCGGTGATATGGTAAAAGCACTGGCTGCCGGCGCTTCCTGTATCATGGCAGGTTCCATCTTTGCCGGTGTGGAAGAAAGCCCCGGAGAAACCATCATCTACGAAGGACGTAAATTCAAATCCTACCGTGGTATGGGTTCTATTGAAGCCATGCAGGAAGGAAGTAAAGATCGTTACTTCCAGGATGAAGATGATATCAAGAAACTGGTACCGGAAGGTATCGTAGGTCGTGTTCCCTACAAAGGTATGCTGGCTGAAATTGTACAGCAATTTGTAGGCGGTTTACGTGCAGGTATGGGTCTTACCGGTTCTAAAGACATCAAAACGCTGCAAGGTGCACAGTTCGTGAAGATCACTTCTGCTACCGTAAGGGAAAACCACCCGCACGATGTAGTGATCACCAAAGAAGCACCTAACTACAGCAGATAA
- the lnt gene encoding apolipoprotein N-acyltransferase, with amino-acid sequence MKFVLSILTGVLLWLAWPTLPLTPLIFIGLTPLFYLTERVQNRWQYFGLIFLAFLTWNVGSTWWVGNTTVPASGVFANCFNALLMSIPWLGYKNTRRKLPESAAYFALIVYWLTFELIHQTWELSWPWLVLGNAFALRPGWIQWYEFTGASGGTLWVLTANIAVYHTWKQLRLHGAAGITHIVKSLLAPLAVILLPLLLSAFIHPIPDNPARKTGIVIVQPNIDPYDEKFNSGTAMQQLEKFLRLTQQQADSNTRYIIWPETALFPRGAWESQLNYQQEVIAIREMLRKYPKARLITGGVTMKEYPAGEAPATARDLEGDRKWDAFNSALQIDTSNSIQIYHKYELVPGVELIPYVRYLTFMQYVAMDMGGISGSYGRTPDATLLTNTSDSIKVFPTICYESVFSNYVGAQVKTGADLLVIITNDGWWGNTEGHRQHLQYARIRAIETRRWVARSANTGISAVVDPAGNISHPQPYWQEAVIKATVTPRKDITFYVKNGDLISKGAVIFCILLLVYSFMSRFIPGLKHAEIHQ; translated from the coding sequence ATGAAATTCGTATTAAGTATACTTACCGGTGTGTTGCTTTGGCTGGCCTGGCCCACCCTTCCGCTGACACCGCTCATTTTTATCGGGCTTACCCCGTTGTTTTATCTCACGGAACGTGTACAAAACCGCTGGCAATACTTTGGCCTTATCTTCCTGGCTTTCCTCACCTGGAACGTGGGTTCCACCTGGTGGGTAGGTAATACTACCGTACCTGCCAGCGGCGTATTTGCCAATTGTTTTAATGCCCTGCTGATGAGTATCCCCTGGCTGGGATATAAAAATACCCGGCGCAAATTGCCGGAATCCGCCGCTTATTTTGCCCTGATCGTATATTGGTTAACGTTTGAACTCATTCACCAGACCTGGGAGCTAAGCTGGCCATGGCTGGTGTTGGGCAATGCTTTTGCCCTCCGGCCGGGATGGATACAATGGTATGAATTTACCGGCGCCAGCGGCGGTACCCTATGGGTGCTCACAGCTAATATAGCGGTATATCATACCTGGAAACAATTACGGCTACACGGCGCAGCGGGTATTACACACATAGTGAAATCCCTGCTGGCGCCATTGGCGGTTATACTGCTGCCTTTACTGTTATCCGCCTTTATTCATCCCATACCGGATAATCCGGCCCGCAAAACAGGCATCGTCATTGTGCAACCCAATATTGATCCCTATGACGAGAAATTTAATTCCGGCACCGCGATGCAGCAGCTGGAAAAGTTCCTGCGCCTCACCCAACAGCAGGCCGACAGCAATACCCGTTACATCATATGGCCCGAAACAGCGCTGTTTCCCCGGGGAGCCTGGGAGAGCCAGCTGAACTACCAGCAGGAAGTAATTGCCATCCGGGAGATGCTGCGTAAGTATCCTAAAGCCCGGCTCATTACCGGCGGCGTGACCATGAAAGAATATCCGGCCGGAGAAGCTCCTGCCACTGCCCGCGACCTGGAAGGTGACCGGAAATGGGATGCCTTCAACAGTGCCCTGCAGATTGATACTTCCAATAGCATTCAGATATACCACAAATATGAACTGGTGCCTGGTGTAGAACTGATTCCCTACGTCCGGTATCTCACCTTCATGCAATATGTAGCCATGGATATGGGCGGCATTTCGGGCAGCTACGGCCGTACACCGGATGCCACCCTGCTGACCAATACCAGCGACAGTATAAAAGTGTTTCCTACCATCTGCTACGAATCCGTATTCAGCAATTATGTGGGCGCACAGGTAAAAACCGGTGCAGACCTGCTGGTAATCATCACCAATGATGGCTGGTGGGGCAATACGGAAGGGCACCGGCAACACCTGCAGTATGCCCGCATCCGGGCCATCGAAACCCGCCGCTGGGTGGCCCGCAGCGCCAATACCGGCATCTCCGCGGTAGTAGATCCGGCCGGCAATATTTCACATCCGCAGCCTTACTGGCAGGAAGCAGTTATTAAAGCAACTGTAACTCCCAGGAAGGATATTACGTTTTATGTGAAAAATGGAGATCTCATTTCGAAAGGAGCGGTGATATTTTGTATCTTGTTATTGGTATATAGTTTTATGTCACGTTTTATTCCCGGTTTAAAACATGCGGAAATCCATCAATAA